In a single window of the Botrytis cinerea B05.10 chromosome 10, complete sequence genome:
- the Bcayr1 gene encoding Bcayr1, with protein sequence MARKPTILITGCSDGSIGHSLALEFVRQNYHVFASSRRLSTMESLEKDPDITLIELDVTSPSSIQVAYERISAATGGTLDILYQNAGVRTIALAMHCDYELALKIFGTNMLGVVEITRVFMPLLMKAGPGSRIAFSSSLAGYMPIPTQSLYNASKAALHSYISTLELELEPFGIFVIDVASGTVGTAMLTQNQMEKLPEDSPYKLIESDLHEAWVKIGGGIPVEAYTKHVVGKVLQKNPPQRFFAGAGATLGWAIDKLNAGWIYKAFFWKIFALGKLSQAQR encoded by the exons ATGGCAAGGAAACCTACAATTCTCATTACGGGTTGTAGTGATGGAAGTATCGGGCACTCCCTCGCTCTCGAATTCGTTCGTCAAAACTACCATGTTTTCGCCAGCTCTCGTCGACTTAGTACAATGGAATCTCTTGAGAAAGATCCCGATATTACCTTGATTGAACTCGATGTAACATCGCCTTCCTCCATCCAAGTAGCCTACGAAAGAATATCTGCGGCCACAGGTGGAACTCTTGATATCCTCTACCAGAATGCCGGAGTACGAACAATAGCCCTCGCCATGCATTGTGACTACGAATTGGCTCTAAAGATTTTCGGTACAAACATGCTTGGAGTAGTCGAGATCACTAGAGTCTTTATGCCGCTTTTAATGAAAGCTGGTCCTGGAAGTAGGATTGCATTCTCTAGCAGTCTGGCTGGGTATATGCCAATCCCAACCCAATCACTTTACAATGCATCAAAAGCCGCTTTACACTCGTATATATCGACTTTGGAGCTTGAACTTGAGCCTTTTGGAATATTCGTTATCGATGTGGCTTCGGGTACAGTTGGTACCGCCATGTTGACGCAGAATCAGATGGAAAAACTACCAGAAG ACTCTCCATACAAATTGATTGAATCCGATCTTCACGAAGCTTGGGTCAAGATTGGGGGAGGGATACCGGTGGAAGCATACACCAAGCATGTTGTTGGGAAGGTCCTTCAGAAGAACCCACCTCAACGTTTCTTTGCTGGAGCCGGCGCGACCTTAGGATGGGCGATTGATAAATTGAATGCAGGTTGGATTTATAAAGCGTTCTTTTGGAAAATCTTTGCTCTGGGTAAACTTTCTCAAGCGCAACGTTAG